A stretch of Lathyrus oleraceus cultivar Zhongwan6 chromosome 6, CAAS_Psat_ZW6_1.0, whole genome shotgun sequence DNA encodes these proteins:
- the LOC127093019 gene encoding uncharacterized protein LOC127093019 has translation MAGSGTLSLSQFPIHRPLPFPKNKPQTTRICIRAMSGENSSSSVTTQQEPSPISISPPPNFKPPEPKRFIIRPDKRIEILSASLSLFFRLATGVFASGYSFSFVSQDEVPSDEYAFRLSGITVKETSKLGARPEKPIEIYEFESCPFCRKVREIVAVLDLDVLFYPCPRNGPNFRPKVVQMGGKQQFPYMVDPNTGVSMYESDEIIRYLVGTYGDGNIPLTLSLGFLTSLTCGLAMLSRITKGTTYTPAKLPPKPLKLWAYEGSPFCKVVREVLVELELPHLLINSARGSPKRNILYQKKGHFQVPFLEDPNTGIEMFESAEIIEYIRATYTL, from the exons ATGGCTGGATCAGGAACTCTGAGTCTCTCCCAATTCCCAATCCACAGACCTCTTCCATTTCCTAAAAACAAACCACAAACAACCAGAATTTGCATTAGAGCCATGTCAGGAGAAAATTCTTCATCTTCTGTCACCACACAACAAGAACCATCACCAATCTCAATTTCTCCTCCTCCCAATTTCAAACCTCCCGAACCTAAACGCTTTATCATTAGACCTGACAAGAGGATTGAAATCCTCAGTGCTTCGCTTTCCTTGTTCTTTCGCCTTGCTACTGGAGTTTTCGCCTCTGG GTATTCTTTCTCGTTTGTTTCACAGGATGAAGTTCCATCAGACGAATATGCTTTTAGACTTTCTG GCATTACAGTAAAAGAAACATCAAAGTTAGGCGCTCGACCAGAGAAACCCATTGAAATATATGAATTTGAAAG CTGCCCATTTTGTCGGAAG GTTAGAGAAATAGTTGCTGTTTTGGACCTTGATGTTCTTTTCTATCCTTGCCCGAGAAACGGCCCAAATTTTCGTCCGAAGGTTGTTCAGATGGGTGGTAAACAGCAGTTCCCTTACATG GTTGACCCAAACACTGGTGTTTCAATGTATGAATCAGATGAAATAATTCGGTATTTGGTTGGCACATATG GTGATGGAAACATCCCTCTCACTTTATCACTCGGATTTTTAACG TCACTGACTTGTGGTCTTGCTATGCTTAGTCGTATTACAAAG GGAACAACATATACTCCAGCAAAATTACCACCAAAGCCACTTAAGTTATGGGCGTATGAG GGGTCTCCTTTCTGCAAAGTCGTACGGGAAGTTCTCGTGGAATTGGAGCTGCCACATTTGCTTATCAA CTCTGCTAGGGGTAGCCCAAAAAGAAATATACTATATCAGAAAAAGGGACATTTCCAG GTACCTTTTCTGGAAGATCCAAACACCGGAATAGAAATGTTTGAGAGTGCCGAAATTATAGAGTACATTAGAGCAACTTACACTCTTTAG
- the LOC127094401 gene encoding uncharacterized protein LOC127094401, with the protein MLNPVGWTSFREKNHQPSKEGMKVLYGTHMLSEEVEYWWDNDRQRFEANGIALTWAIFRDAFLEKYFPADVRSKKEIEFLKFKQGNMILADYAAKFEELSRFFPHYNMCRIYDEDSRARFAHYKSVSEKKNGNQSRGKPYVTPVAKEDHKTHQNTTSGGGDHTPIKSFKCEKLGHRALECTAMKCYKCGKQGHRANECKGAVVTCLNYGEQGHIRTQC; encoded by the exons ATGCTGAATCCCGTGGGCTGGACAAGTTTCAGAGAAAAAAACCACCAACCTTCAAAGGAAGGTATGAAGGTTCTTTATGGTACTCACATGCTGTCAGAGGAAGTAGAGTACTGGTGGGATAATGATAGACAGAGATTTGAGGCTAATGGCATTGCGCTAACTTGGGCTATTTTTAGGGACGCATTCTTGGAAAAATATTTCCCAGCTGATGTACGTAGCAAAAAGGAGATTGAATTCCTTAAATTTAAGCAAGGGAATATGATTCTTGCAGATTATGCTGCTAAGTTTGAGGAATTGTCTAGGTTCTTCCCTCACTATAATATG TGTCGTATATATGATGAAGACAGTCGTGCTAGATTTGCTCACTACAAGAGTGTTAGTGAGAAGAAGAATGGAAACCAGAGTCGTGGCAAGCCGTATGTGACTCCAGTTGCTAAGGAGGATCATAAGACTCATCAGAACACTACAAGTGGGGGAGGTGATCATACTCCTATTAAGAGTTTCAAGTGTGAAAAGTTAGGCCATCGTGCTTTAGAGTGTACTGCTATGAAGTGTTACAAGTGTGGGAAACAGGGACATCGTGCTAATGAATGCAAGGGTGCAGTTGTGACATGTTTAAATTATGGAGAGCAAGGTCATATTCGTACTCAGTGCTAG
- the LOC127094402 gene encoding uncharacterized protein LOC127094402, whose amino-acid sequence MCFADDIVIFARGDVGSLQLIMQVVEKFTNSTGLQMSIPKSKLFVGGVDGITKGNLQQATGFSLGQLPVKYLGVPLNSRKLTINNCQGLLDRMTVRINHWCSRLLSYAGKLQLVRSVMFAITNYWMQIFLLPKKIIRLIESMCRRFIWAGNDEKSKRAPVAWDHVCDSIANGGRNIIALGEWNKATIGKLLWNLSEKKDKMWVKWMHIYYLKNGVIEEYQPNNNSSWLMKSMCKHKAELMSNDAWVEFQANNMYSTRRMYRHLRGDKPRVDWRRLMYINMARPRVVFTLWLENRSHLFFECAITKKIWKEILNRLGLGYIHIDWNEHTAWQQAKGKGNKMRIFKAALAETKYGHYSSDCPEKQKNQETDAKFAKHEEEEEMLLIVTTRDE is encoded by the exons ATGTGTTTTGCTGATGATATTGTGATTTTTGCGAGAGGGGATGTTGGTTCTCTTCAACTCATTATGCAGGTGGTGGAAAAATTCACTAACTCAACTGGCTTGCAAATGAGCATTCCTAAAAGCAAGCTATTTGTGGGAGGGGTAGATGGCATAACTAAAGGAAACTTGCAGCAAGCAACTGGATTCTCTTTGGGGCAGCTTCCAGTCAAGTATCTTGGAGTGCCTCTGAACAGTAGAAAGCTCACCATCAACAATTGTCAAGGGCTGCTAGATAGAATGACTGTTAGAATTAACCATTGGTGTAGCCGTCTTTTGTCGTATGCAGGTAAATTACAGTTGGTGAGAAGTGTGATGTTTGCTATAACCAATTATTGGATGCAAATTTTTCTTCTACCCAAAAAGATCATTAGGCTCATTGAAAGCATGTGTAGAAGATTCATTTGGGCTGGAAATGACGAGAAGAGTAAAAGAGCGCCGGTGGCCTGGGACCATGTTTGTGATTCGATTGCAAATGGTGGAAGGAACATCATAGCCTTAGGGGAGTGGAATAAAGCCACCATTGGCAAGCTTCTCTGGAATTTGAGCGAGAAGAAGGATAAAATGTGGGTTAAATGGATGCATATTTACTACTTGAAGAATGGAGTGATTGAGGAATACCAGCCCAACAACAACAGTTCTTGGTTGATGAAGTCCATGTGTAAACATAAAGCTGAATTGATGTCTAATGATGCTTGGGTTGAATTCCAGGCTAATAATATGTATAGCACTCGAAGAATGTATCGGCATCTGCGTGGGGACAAGCCAAGAGTTGATTGGAGGAGGTTAATGTACATAAACATGGCTAGACCAAGGGTTGTTTTTACTCTTTGGCTG GAAAATAGAAGCCATTTATTCTTTGAGTGTGCAATCACAAAGAAGATTTGGAAGGAGATTCTTAATAGGCTTGGGCTTGGTTATATCCATATTGATTGGAATGAGCATACTGCTTGGCAACAAGCCAAAGGGAAGGGCAACAAAATGCGTATTTTCAAAGCTGCACTGGCTGAAACG aagtatggtcactactcTAGTGATTGTCCTGAAAAACAAAAGAATCAGGAAACTGATGCAAAGTTTgcaaagcatgaagaagaagaagagatgttgttgattGTCACGACAAGAGATGAATAA